One window from the genome of Pararhizobium gei encodes:
- a CDS encoding ParB N-terminal domain-containing protein produces MMEGEEKAAPQKAATEGLYAALSREDEAAAREDAAIIKTNLRSAAESVITVGQALVRQKVNLGHGRFLGWIDAEFGMTERSSQRFMKIAEVYSGNTTPVSHLGVKALYELAADSTPQEVRDRVEELFVDGKVVTPAKIRELKAEAKAAREEAERLRLKPPGVITVAIEDISLEDVFRRDVGDIAALAASIEKLGMLQWICIDPDHRLQAGYRRLLAAKHLGWTHIQAKVVPRGFTIQEAENETRKDLTPSELVALDRAIEQRIFVPAAP; encoded by the coding sequence ATGATGGAGGGCGAAGAGAAAGCCGCACCGCAGAAAGCAGCCACGGAAGGACTCTATGCGGCTCTAAGCCGCGAAGACGAGGCGGCGGCCCGCGAAGATGCCGCCATCATCAAGACCAACCTTCGATCCGCAGCAGAAAGCGTCATCACCGTCGGCCAGGCTCTCGTACGGCAAAAGGTAAATCTCGGCCACGGCCGGTTCCTTGGGTGGATCGATGCCGAGTTTGGGATGACGGAGAGATCGTCCCAGCGGTTTATGAAGATCGCGGAGGTCTATTCTGGGAATACGACACCGGTGTCGCATTTGGGTGTGAAAGCGCTTTATGAACTGGCGGCTGACTCTACCCCCCAAGAAGTTCGCGACCGTGTCGAAGAACTTTTCGTCGACGGGAAAGTCGTTACCCCGGCAAAAATCAGAGAGTTAAAAGCCGAAGCCAAGGCCGCACGCGAAGAGGCAGAGCGGCTGCGACTTAAGCCGCCAGGAGTTATAACGGTTGCAATCGAAGACATCAGTTTGGAAGACGTCTTCCGCCGAGACGTTGGCGACATCGCGGCTCTCGCCGCGTCAATTGAAAAACTTGGGATGCTGCAGTGGATCTGCATTGATCCAGACCACCGCCTACAGGCCGGGTATCGTCGCCTACTTGCCGCGAAGCACCTTGGCTGGACTCATATCCAGGCAAAGGTTGTCCCGAGGGGATTCACCATCCAGGAAGCGGAGAATGAAACGCGCAAGGATCTGACGCCATCGGAACTGGTGGCTTTAGACAGGGCGATTGAACAACGGATCTTCGTCCCGGCCGCCCCATAA
- a CDS encoding DUF6074 family protein, which produces MKKEEDTPLLRFDFRPPPCQVIVFPIAARIGKARHIAEKLESRKTYDQRQSYWKLVQKNLIDELTKRGLSQEEIAAEVQALHDAVQAEMQKNAARANQSPRPTGWDDGPRRA; this is translated from the coding sequence ATGAAAAAGGAAGAAGACACCCCGCTGCTTCGCTTCGACTTCCGGCCACCCCCATGTCAGGTGATTGTCTTTCCCATCGCAGCACGAATCGGAAAGGCTCGCCACATCGCCGAGAAGTTGGAGAGTCGAAAGACGTACGATCAGCGGCAATCCTACTGGAAACTCGTTCAGAAGAACTTGATAGACGAACTCACCAAGCGGGGACTGAGCCAGGAGGAAATAGCGGCAGAGGTACAGGCCCTCCATGACGCAGTGCAAGCCGAGATGCAAAAGAACGCCGCGCGCGCGAACCAGTCACCACGGCCGACCGGATGGGATGACGGGCCGCGAAGAGCGTAA
- a CDS encoding helix-turn-helix domain-containing protein produces the protein MKINQKFKKDNPEVWGSIRSANAIFKADRWKWRRELRTSDLPASALRVGLALVDEWGRNAEVFPSFDTIAEVTGLKRRAVKCGIEALREAGLIATHKTGISDSLRYYFVSREYVNTSLREVAVEGPRRDANTAFCRDVDTSFGTDAFTSGNLSQEPDESNLNTSSSCDGAAALQDLPTSDPSFAPDGAQGVEIPRQVTKERRSA, from the coding sequence ATGAAAATAAATCAGAAGTTCAAAAAGGACAACCCCGAAGTCTGGGGTTCGATCAGATCCGCAAATGCTATTTTCAAAGCAGATCGGTGGAAGTGGCGGAGGGAGTTGCGCACGTCGGACCTTCCGGCATCAGCCCTTAGAGTGGGGCTGGCATTGGTAGATGAATGGGGAAGAAATGCAGAGGTCTTTCCCTCATTCGACACCATCGCGGAAGTGACCGGTTTGAAGCGACGAGCGGTAAAATGTGGAATTGAAGCGCTGCGCGAGGCGGGACTAATCGCTACCCATAAGACTGGGATCAGCGATTCTCTCCGCTACTACTTCGTCTCCCGTGAGTACGTGAATACGTCCCTACGAGAGGTAGCAGTAGAAGGGCCGCGTAGGGACGCAAACACGGCGTTTTGTAGGGACGTAGACACGTCGTTTGGTACGGACGCATTTACGTCCGGTAACCTGTCTCAGGAACCTGATGAGTCTAACCTGAATACCTCCTCGTCGTGTGATGGGGCAGCTGCGCTGCAGGATCTTCCTACGTCAGATCCTTCCTTCGCTCCTGACGGAGCTCAGGGCGTCGAGATCCCACGACAGGTAACGAAGGAAAGGAGATCAGCATGA
- a CDS encoding helix-turn-helix transcriptional regulator produces the protein MFDLNDEYLTAKEIAGAYRISQPTLFRLVKKGLLPQGDLVGLRSRRWRKSAVVSAFEAMSRRDAA, from the coding sequence ATGTTCGATTTGAACGACGAGTATCTCACGGCGAAAGAAATCGCCGGAGCCTATCGCATCTCTCAGCCAACCCTTTTTCGCCTCGTTAAAAAAGGCCTGCTGCCGCAAGGCGACCTTGTCGGGCTTCGCTCCCGCCGTTGGCGGAAATCTGCCGTCGTCTCTGCTTTCGAGGCAATGAGCAGGAGGGACGCAGCATGA
- a CDS encoding tyrosine-type recombinase/integrase, which produces MARAKHKLTAKLVAKLAKVDGRHGDGDGLYLRVAGTSAKWTLLATVQGRRREYGLGAYPEIDIATARVNAEEKKKAVADGDVAVKVRAKPQTFGEFAWSYVNGQADGWRNSKHEAQWRMTLSVQKDEQGRWLDSGYCTSIRDLPLSAIGQDEVLSILRPIWLAKSETAARTRARLETVLGAAIAAKLRPGPNPAVLRGSLEYFLPKRTKLQRGHHAAAEIDRVPAIYSRLRDSASSSPLALAFLILTATRTGEAIGATWGEIDMEKALWTIPPERMKAGRQHVVPLSAAAVEILKEMRPKAEGFVFPNPKGKQLSVMALTMGLRRIMKEGDPHMTVHGFRSSFRDWAGDRTSFQRDDIEQCLAHIVRDATERAYRRGSALDKRRVIMETWASFVANNAVDSL; this is translated from the coding sequence ATGGCAAGGGCAAAACACAAGTTGACTGCAAAACTCGTTGCGAAGCTCGCGAAGGTTGATGGTCGCCACGGTGATGGAGATGGCCTCTATCTCAGGGTCGCCGGCACTTCTGCGAAATGGACCCTTCTGGCCACCGTACAAGGCCGGAGGCGCGAATACGGCCTGGGGGCGTATCCTGAGATTGACATTGCGACCGCTCGCGTCAATGCCGAGGAAAAGAAGAAGGCAGTTGCTGATGGCGATGTTGCCGTCAAGGTGCGGGCCAAGCCTCAAACATTCGGTGAATTCGCGTGGTCATACGTAAACGGACAGGCCGACGGATGGCGCAACTCGAAACACGAAGCACAGTGGCGCATGACCTTATCCGTGCAGAAAGACGAGCAGGGGCGGTGGCTTGATTCCGGCTACTGCACTTCCATTCGCGACCTTCCCTTGTCCGCCATCGGGCAGGATGAGGTCTTGTCGATCCTTCGACCTATATGGCTCGCCAAAAGCGAGACAGCCGCACGGACGCGCGCCCGGCTTGAGACGGTGTTGGGTGCTGCCATCGCCGCGAAACTCCGCCCTGGGCCGAATCCTGCGGTCCTACGCGGGTCTCTCGAATACTTCCTCCCCAAGCGCACGAAGCTTCAGCGAGGCCACCACGCCGCGGCTGAAATCGATCGGGTGCCGGCAATCTATTCCCGTTTGCGAGACAGCGCTTCATCGTCTCCGCTGGCGCTGGCTTTCCTCATCCTGACCGCCACCAGAACTGGCGAGGCCATCGGCGCGACATGGGGCGAAATCGATATGGAGAAGGCCCTGTGGACCATCCCGCCCGAGCGCATGAAGGCCGGTAGACAACACGTCGTTCCGCTTTCCGCCGCCGCTGTCGAGATCCTGAAGGAGATGAGGCCGAAGGCGGAAGGGTTTGTCTTTCCGAACCCGAAAGGGAAACAATTGTCCGTGATGGCGCTCACGATGGGCTTGAGGAGGATCATGAAGGAAGGCGACCCTCATATGACCGTCCATGGATTTCGCAGCAGTTTTAGAGACTGGGCCGGCGACCGGACAAGCTTCCAGCGAGACGATATAGAGCAGTGCCTTGCACACATAGTTAGAGACGCGACGGAACGTGCATACAGAAGAGGCAGCGCGCTCGATAAGCGTCGTGTGATCATGGAGACATGGGCTTCATTTGTTGCAAATAATGCGGTTGACAGTCTCTGA
- a CDS encoding mechanosensitive ion channel family protein, with protein MPLSIRLLALIRLVYSGLVLALGLWACPLPAVAQTPVPDSTQAEKVQRFLDLAEDPQVRSWLLSAKPDSAVPAAPTADPPTSYAGFATKFRAHMADLVEGLEAFPAETGKAAAVLQAELDARRSARPIVFVFAFVVAGLTAQWVFWWASGRWRAWIARLKLLTAHDKLVALSARLLWATCYVLAFAFGSMGFFLAFEWPLLVREIVVGYLFAVVIFRLARVGFDFLLAPSDSAGFAEAERFRIVPIDDQAAAHWTKRLGYIVGWYAFGSITLYILKTLGFADASRQVAGYALGIVLLGLGIEAVWRRPTTKPSKKPAGRFGRIGTHAGNWLWTVYFASLWLLWVAGTMRLFWIAVVAAALPGAIALTRASVDNLLKSSLANAESDATVTVRTMPGVVSVMVERGIRAVLIVGAIVFLAHVLDVNLTGITAEDSIPLRLMRGALSAGIILMVIDLIWNVVKVLIDRKLGETEIAHAAGSESERRRARIRTLLPILKNILMILFVAVAVMMALSAMGVEIAPLIAGAGVVGVAIGFGAQTVVKDIISGMFYLLDDAFRVGEYISSGSYKGTVESFSLRSVKLRHHRGAIYIVPFSELGAVQNLSRDWVIEKLTVTVGYDTDVDKARKIIKRIGQELLADPELGPITIEPLKMQGIDSMGDSGLILRMKFTTLPGEQFTLKRRALLMINRAFQENDIKPAFPTVQVAGGERGDDVAAVAQQALARHNEAIAAAKI; from the coding sequence ATGCCGCTTTCGATCCGACTGCTTGCCCTCATCCGCCTCGTTTATTCCGGGCTGGTTCTTGCGCTTGGCCTTTGGGCCTGCCCCCTGCCGGCCGTGGCACAGACGCCAGTGCCGGACAGCACCCAGGCGGAAAAGGTGCAACGCTTCCTCGATCTCGCGGAAGACCCGCAGGTTCGATCCTGGCTGCTGAGTGCGAAGCCGGATTCCGCCGTGCCGGCTGCACCGACTGCGGACCCGCCGACCTCTTACGCGGGGTTTGCGACAAAATTTCGTGCCCATATGGCGGATCTTGTCGAAGGGCTCGAAGCGTTCCCGGCAGAAACGGGCAAAGCTGCCGCCGTGCTGCAGGCAGAACTCGACGCCCGCCGCAGCGCGCGCCCGATCGTTTTCGTGTTTGCTTTCGTCGTTGCGGGATTGACTGCGCAATGGGTTTTCTGGTGGGCGAGCGGCAGGTGGCGCGCCTGGATCGCCAGGCTAAAACTCCTCACTGCCCATGACAAGCTCGTGGCACTTTCGGCCCGATTGCTCTGGGCCACCTGCTATGTGCTGGCCTTCGCGTTCGGCAGCATGGGTTTTTTCCTCGCATTCGAGTGGCCGCTGCTCGTTCGCGAAATCGTCGTGGGGTATCTCTTTGCGGTGGTCATCTTCCGGCTCGCCCGCGTTGGCTTCGACTTCCTTCTCGCACCCTCCGACTCGGCGGGATTCGCAGAGGCCGAACGGTTCCGGATCGTACCGATAGACGATCAGGCCGCCGCCCATTGGACGAAGCGGCTGGGCTATATCGTCGGCTGGTATGCGTTTGGTTCGATCACGCTTTACATCCTCAAAACGCTTGGATTCGCAGATGCTTCGCGACAGGTGGCGGGCTATGCGCTTGGGATCGTTCTTCTGGGGTTGGGTATCGAGGCCGTATGGCGCCGCCCGACAACGAAACCGTCGAAGAAACCGGCAGGACGCTTCGGCCGCATCGGCACCCATGCGGGCAACTGGCTCTGGACGGTCTATTTCGCCTCCCTGTGGCTCCTGTGGGTCGCCGGAACGATGAGACTGTTCTGGATCGCCGTCGTTGCAGCCGCACTTCCGGGCGCAATCGCCCTGACGCGGGCCTCCGTCGATAATCTGCTGAAAAGCAGCCTGGCGAATGCCGAGTCCGACGCCACTGTCACTGTGCGAACCATGCCGGGCGTTGTTTCGGTGATGGTCGAGCGGGGTATCCGCGCGGTCCTTATCGTTGGCGCCATCGTTTTCCTGGCCCATGTTCTCGATGTCAATCTGACAGGCATCACGGCAGAGGATTCCATCCCGTTGAGACTGATGCGCGGCGCGCTCAGCGCCGGCATCATCCTGATGGTCATCGACCTTATATGGAACGTCGTGAAGGTGTTGATCGATCGTAAACTGGGTGAGACGGAAATCGCACATGCAGCGGGCAGCGAAAGCGAACGCAGGCGCGCGCGTATCCGGACGTTGCTGCCGATCCTGAAGAATATCCTGATGATCCTGTTTGTCGCCGTTGCCGTCATGATGGCGCTGTCGGCAATGGGGGTCGAGATCGCACCTTTGATCGCGGGAGCAGGGGTCGTCGGCGTCGCCATCGGTTTCGGCGCACAGACCGTGGTGAAGGACATTATCAGCGGCATGTTCTACCTCCTCGACGATGCCTTCCGTGTCGGCGAATATATATCGAGCGGAAGCTACAAAGGGACGGTCGAATCATTCAGTCTCCGATCCGTGAAGCTGCGCCATCATCGCGGCGCCATATATATCGTTCCATTCAGCGAACTCGGCGCGGTCCAGAATCTCAGCCGTGACTGGGTGATCGAGAAACTTACGGTGACGGTGGGCTACGATACCGACGTGGACAAGGCACGCAAGATCATCAAGAGGATCGGACAGGAACTGCTGGCCGATCCGGAACTGGGGCCGATTACCATCGAGCCATTGAAGATGCAGGGCATCGATAGCATGGGCGATTCAGGTCTGATCCTGCGGATGAAATTCACGACGCTTCCCGGCGAGCAGTTTACGCTGAAGCGGCGTGCACTGCTGATGATCAACAGGGCATTCCAGGAGAATGACATCAAGCCCGCATTCCCGACGGTTCAGGTCGCAGGCGGCGAACGCGGCGACGATGTGGCGGCGGTCGCACAGCAGGCTTTAGCCAGACACAACGAGGCCATCGCAGCCGCTAAGATTTAA
- a CDS encoding alpha/beta hydrolase: MAKNGEAGTVQVEHRNREKGRGRVLDRLLFCGLLLLSGCGGHPKDVLTPVADTAPQSHKIDMLIATTRSPSTVPGEMFTGERAREPNFAEITVSVPPDGARKVGEVSWPKTLPPNPETDFATLKADMIDIDAAKAWLNASVKKTPDGSALVFIHGFNTKFEDSVYRFAQIVQDSGVESAPILVTWPSRGSLLAYGYDRESTNYTRNALENLFQYLAKDAEVKEVSILAHSMGNWLTLEALRQMAIRNGGLPTKFKNVMLAAPDVDVDVFRSQIVDMGNPHPQFTLFVSRDDKALAVSRRVWGDVARLGSIDPETVPYKQELADADIKVIDLTKVKAGDRLNHGKFAESPEIVRLIGARISDGQTLTDNRVGFGDTILAATTGTAAAAGNAAGLILAAPVAVVDADTRQNFASQVDALGPARQTRSKPVPVCLNAATLNCRK; this comes from the coding sequence ATGGCAAAGAACGGGGAAGCGGGAACAGTGCAGGTCGAACACCGAAATCGTGAAAAAGGACGGGGCAGGGTTCTGGACCGACTGTTGTTCTGCGGACTGTTGTTGCTGTCCGGTTGCGGAGGACACCCCAAGGACGTGCTGACGCCTGTGGCCGACACGGCGCCGCAATCGCATAAGATCGATATGCTCATTGCAACCACCCGAAGTCCGTCTACCGTCCCCGGCGAGATGTTTACGGGCGAGCGGGCGCGAGAGCCCAACTTTGCCGAGATCACCGTCTCCGTGCCTCCTGACGGCGCCCGCAAGGTGGGCGAAGTCTCCTGGCCGAAGACGCTTCCGCCAAACCCCGAAACCGACTTTGCCACGCTCAAGGCCGACATGATCGATATCGATGCGGCCAAGGCATGGCTGAACGCGTCGGTCAAGAAAACGCCGGATGGCAGCGCGCTCGTGTTCATCCATGGTTTCAACACCAAATTCGAAGACAGCGTTTATCGTTTTGCCCAGATCGTCCAGGATTCCGGTGTCGAGAGTGCGCCGATCCTCGTGACATGGCCGTCCCGCGGCAGCCTGCTTGCCTATGGCTATGACCGGGAGAGCACCAACTATACACGCAACGCGCTCGAGAACCTGTTTCAATACCTTGCCAAGGACGCCGAGGTGAAAGAAGTCTCCATCCTCGCCCATTCGATGGGCAACTGGCTGACGTTAGAGGCGCTTCGGCAGATGGCGATCCGCAATGGCGGGCTTCCCACCAAGTTCAAGAATGTGATGCTTGCGGCTCCGGACGTGGATGTGGACGTCTTCCGGTCGCAGATCGTCGACATGGGCAATCCGCACCCGCAGTTCACATTGTTCGTATCGCGTGACGACAAGGCACTGGCGGTTTCGCGCCGTGTCTGGGGCGACGTTGCGCGCCTTGGCTCCATCGACCCGGAGACGGTTCCGTACAAGCAGGAACTTGCCGACGCAGACATCAAGGTCATCGATCTGACCAAGGTGAAGGCCGGCGACAGGCTCAATCACGGTAAGTTCGCTGAATCGCCGGAAATCGTCCGCTTGATTGGCGCGCGCATTTCCGATGGACAGACGCTGACCGACAATCGCGTCGGGTTCGGCGACACGATTCTTGCAGCCACGACAGGAACGGCGGCCGCCGCCGGAAACGCTGCTGGTCTGATACTCGCTGCCCCCGTCGCCGTCGTCGATGCGGATACGCGGCAGAACTTCGCAAGTCAGGTCGACGCGCTTGGTCCCGCCCGACAAACGCGGTCCAAACCTGTGCCTGTCTGTCTGAACGCAGCGACGCTGAACTGCAGGAAATAG
- a CDS encoding adenylate cyclase, producing MQTSSVVDGRDMPCAEEIRAQLDRIVKSPEFPTVGRGVAFLTYIVEEALAGRADRIKGYSIALAVFKRDQHFTQEDPVVRIEAGRLRRVLERYYLVAGQKDPVRIDIPKGGYVPVFQWREPVSIAKPAQPEGSDTSLDIHAVTGWTKRREAATGASIAATVAMLGVASWAWMHSVFPVKDQGGLPAEPTLVVAPFANLGDGAKAEIYANGFTEELLTALPRFNEIKVFGRETSRTLSADADVKEVRDELGARYLLAGGVRTSGERIRVSARLIDTADGMILWSQTYDNDLQARDLFAIQADVANQVATSIAQPYGIIAQADASRQPPDDFGAYECTLKFYAYRAELGPENHAAVRDCLEAAVADYPAYATAWAMLSILYLDEYRFAGATGGPAPLARALATARRAVQIEPGNTRGLQALMTALFFSQEVKEAIRTGERALARNPNDTELTGEFGTRLALTGQWERGGALLDKAVTLNPGGGGFYRGTRALAAYMLGDTAEAVTLIRQADLQKFPLFHAVAAVIYAEAGLMSDAKREGDIFMKMRPDFMPSFFAEMRSRNMQARDVERLLAGLKKAGVTVPADSASATELADR from the coding sequence ATGCAGACTTCCAGCGTCGTCGACGGCCGCGATATGCCCTGTGCCGAAGAGATTCGCGCCCAGCTTGACCGCATCGTCAAAAGTCCCGAATTTCCAACCGTCGGCCGCGGGGTGGCTTTCCTCACCTACATCGTTGAAGAAGCGCTGGCGGGCAGGGCAGACCGGATCAAGGGCTATTCGATTGCGCTGGCAGTGTTCAAACGCGACCAACACTTCACGCAGGAGGATCCGGTCGTCCGCATCGAAGCCGGCCGGCTGCGGCGCGTGCTCGAACGCTACTATCTCGTCGCCGGACAAAAAGATCCCGTGCGCATCGACATCCCCAAGGGGGGCTATGTCCCGGTATTTCAGTGGCGGGAGCCAGTCTCGATCGCTAAACCGGCCCAGCCTGAGGGCTCGGATACCTCCCTCGACATACACGCCGTAACCGGATGGACCAAACGCCGGGAAGCGGCGACCGGCGCTTCAATTGCGGCCACAGTCGCCATGCTTGGCGTGGCAAGCTGGGCCTGGATGCATTCGGTATTTCCAGTAAAAGACCAAGGCGGATTGCCGGCCGAGCCTACGCTCGTCGTCGCACCATTCGCCAACCTGGGCGATGGAGCCAAGGCGGAAATATATGCAAACGGCTTCACGGAGGAGCTGCTGACGGCGCTGCCTCGTTTCAACGAGATCAAGGTCTTTGGCCGAGAAACATCACGGACACTGTCCGCCGACGCTGATGTCAAGGAGGTCAGAGACGAACTTGGGGCGCGATATCTGCTTGCAGGCGGCGTCAGGACGTCCGGTGAGCGGATACGCGTGAGCGCCCGGCTGATCGACACTGCCGACGGAATGATTCTGTGGTCACAGACCTACGACAATGATTTGCAAGCCCGGGATCTGTTCGCAATACAGGCCGATGTCGCCAATCAGGTCGCAACCTCCATTGCGCAACCCTATGGAATCATTGCCCAGGCTGATGCTTCAAGACAACCTCCCGACGATTTCGGCGCTTATGAATGTACGCTGAAATTCTATGCCTACCGCGCGGAACTCGGCCCGGAAAATCATGCCGCCGTCCGCGACTGTCTGGAAGCGGCCGTTGCCGACTATCCCGCCTATGCGACAGCATGGGCGATGCTCTCCATACTGTATCTCGACGAGTACCGGTTTGCCGGGGCGACCGGAGGACCTGCTCCGCTGGCGCGGGCGCTTGCAACGGCAAGGCGGGCGGTCCAGATCGAGCCGGGAAATACCCGCGGGCTCCAGGCGTTGATGACCGCCCTGTTTTTCAGCCAGGAAGTCAAGGAAGCGATCCGAACGGGCGAGCGGGCTTTGGCGCGCAATCCCAATGACACCGAACTGACGGGCGAATTCGGGACGCGTCTGGCACTGACAGGACAATGGGAACGGGGTGGCGCGCTGCTCGACAAAGCCGTGACGTTGAACCCCGGCGGAGGCGGATTCTATCGCGGAACCCGTGCGCTGGCTGCCTACATGCTCGGCGATACCGCCGAGGCGGTAACCTTGATCCGGCAGGCGGATCTGCAGAAATTTCCTTTGTTTCACGCGGTGGCCGCTGTCATCTACGCCGAGGCCGGATTGATGTCCGATGCGAAACGGGAGGGCGATATCTTCATGAAGATGCGTCCGGACTTCATGCCGAGTTTCTTCGCCGAGATGCGGTCGCGGAACATGCAGGCCAGGGACGTGGAGCGCCTGCTTGCTGGGCTCAAAAAAGCCGGCGTGACTGTTCCCGCAGATAGCGCGTCCGCCACAGAACTGGCGGATCGATAG
- a CDS encoding transporter suffix domain-containing protein — MSFSTETTIEPAATWRFKLGIALVCLAIAMWLCVPIAASAGVPSTRIAAITGVIFIVNKVLLLLVIAVMGKAGFQQLKSKIFGVFRLSPSTEISKARYTLGLVMFCLPLVSAWLEPYVDAIAPGLRPNLWQLQLLGDLMFIASFFVLGGNFWEKIRALFVRSARVVYASSAE, encoded by the coding sequence ATGTCCTTCAGCACTGAAACGACTATCGAGCCCGCCGCGACCTGGCGGTTCAAGCTTGGCATAGCCCTTGTCTGCCTTGCCATCGCCATGTGGCTCTGCGTTCCCATCGCGGCATCGGCCGGCGTTCCGAGCACCCGGATTGCGGCGATTACCGGCGTGATCTTCATCGTGAACAAGGTATTGCTTCTGCTCGTCATCGCCGTGATGGGCAAGGCCGGATTCCAGCAGCTCAAGAGCAAGATCTTCGGCGTCTTCCGTCTTTCACCTTCGACGGAAATCAGCAAGGCGCGTTACACCCTGGGTCTTGTCATGTTTTGTCTTCCTCTGGTTTCGGCCTGGCTCGAACCCTATGTCGACGCCATCGCTCCGGGCCTGCGGCCGAACCTCTGGCAGCTTCAGCTTCTCGGCGACCTGATGTTCATCGCCAGCTTCTTTGTTCTCGGCGGCAATTTCTGGGAGAAAATACGCGCCCTCTTTGTCCGTAGCGCTCGCGTCGTTTACGCGTCTTCTGCAGAATAA
- a CDS encoding HlyD family secretion protein — translation MASDELLTESPVSPPPANPLRKIALLVIMLALVFFVLSVFMERRTPSTSQAQVQAYVVGISPEVTGRVIEVNVTDNSAVEPDQVLFRIDPARYEIAVAEAEAALARVGQTIGASTAQVDAVQARLVQSQASRDNASEQLGRATELTKRGVYAKAKLDEAQLGFDQADAAVKAAEADLASAQADLGPAGNDNPDIKQALAALERARLDLLRTTVRAPSAGVITNLQLSIGKVVSAGQSALTFIDVGTVWITAAFKENSLERTAVGNRAEVLFDALPGQLFPARVESVGLGVSQGDTDPSTGLPKMRNDSGWVQEAQRFPVRLTLDEGRPKGVRYGSQVTVVIYTGDNPVTNAWGSLWIRMMSVLTYVG, via the coding sequence TTGGCTTCCGACGAACTTCTTACCGAATCTCCCGTCTCACCCCCGCCGGCTAACCCCTTGCGGAAGATCGCCCTCCTCGTCATCATGCTGGCGCTGGTGTTTTTCGTTCTTTCCGTCTTCATGGAGCGTCGAACGCCATCCACGTCACAGGCCCAGGTTCAGGCCTATGTCGTCGGCATATCGCCGGAAGTGACAGGGCGGGTGATCGAGGTCAACGTCACCGACAACTCGGCCGTCGAGCCGGATCAGGTTCTCTTCCGCATCGATCCGGCTCGCTATGAGATCGCCGTTGCGGAAGCCGAAGCTGCTCTCGCCCGCGTTGGCCAGACCATCGGAGCATCGACGGCGCAGGTGGATGCTGTCCAGGCGCGTCTGGTCCAATCGCAAGCGAGCCGCGACAACGCCAGCGAACAGCTCGGGCGCGCAACCGAATTGACCAAGCGCGGCGTCTACGCCAAAGCAAAGCTCGATGAAGCGCAACTGGGGTTCGACCAGGCCGATGCCGCGGTGAAAGCGGCGGAAGCAGACCTTGCCAGCGCACAGGCAGACCTCGGACCTGCCGGCAACGACAATCCCGATATCAAACAGGCGCTTGCCGCCCTTGAGCGCGCCAGGCTCGACCTCTTGAGAACCACAGTGCGTGCACCCTCGGCAGGCGTCATCACCAACCTGCAGCTCTCGATCGGCAAGGTCGTGAGCGCCGGGCAATCGGCCTTGACCTTTATCGATGTCGGCACGGTCTGGATTACCGCAGCCTTCAAGGAAAACAGTCTCGAACGAACTGCAGTGGGCAATAGAGCAGAGGTGCTGTTCGATGCGCTTCCGGGGCAATTGTTCCCCGCCAGGGTCGAAAGTGTCGGTCTTGGGGTCTCTCAGGGCGATACAGACCCGAGTACCGGTCTCCCCAAGATGCGAAACGACAGTGGCTGGGTCCAGGAGGCGCAACGGTTTCCTGTGCGCCTGACGCTAGACGAAGGACGACCGAAAGGTGTCCGCTATGGCTCGCAGGTGACCGTCGTTATCTACACGGGGGACAATCCGGTCACCAACGCCTGGGGATCCCTGTGGATTCGCATGATGTCGGTGCTGACCTATGTCGGGTGA
- a CDS encoding DUF4864 domain-containing protein, which yields MMKIALACICVFAAVTSACLAEPIDDARSVIRQQVEAFLNDDADKAYSFASPQIRTKFPDKTIFFEMVKRSYAPVFRPDNFSFGRSKSKVNGIVQEVLISGPDGKNWVALYFIVIQPDGSQKINGVQILPKDSGKEI from the coding sequence ATGATGAAGATTGCGCTTGCATGCATTTGTGTTTTTGCTGCTGTGACATCGGCCTGCTTGGCGGAACCAATCGATGATGCCCGCTCCGTCATCCGCCAACAGGTGGAAGCCTTCCTGAATGACGATGCGGACAAAGCCTATTCTTTTGCGTCACCGCAGATCAGAACCAAGTTTCCCGACAAGACAATTTTCTTCGAGATGGTGAAGCGCAGTTATGCGCCCGTCTTCCGTCCTGACAATTTTTCGTTCGGACGCAGCAAATCCAAAGTCAACGGGATCGTGCAGGAAGTGTTGATTTCCGGTCCCGACGGGAAGAACTGGGTTGCCCTTTACTTCATTGTGATCCAGCCCGACGGCAGTCAAAAGATCAATGGCGTGCAAATCCTACCAAAGGATTCGGGCAAGGAAATATAA